From Rhizophagus irregularis chromosome 9, complete sequence, the proteins below share one genomic window:
- a CDS encoding uncharacterized protein (SECRETED:cutsite_TNA-SC; SECRETED:prob_0.9552); SECRETED:SignalP(1-23), which translates to MKFTTVLAGTLLFFSIIINKTNASCDDCLTVAQNILYCDSANGSACVTNSISISDTPPSPPLLIDCCDIQQLLIAQCINDCQDPSAVSLVTSYCPYKPPC; encoded by the exons atgaaatttactaCTGTATTAGCAGGCACTCTGCTCTTTTTctcaattattataaacaagaCAAATGCATCTTGTGATGACTGCCTAACTGTAGCTCAGAACATTCTCTATTGTGATTCAGCAAACGGCTCTGCCTGCGTTACTAActctatttctatttctgaTACCCCTCCTTCACCGCCTCTGTTAATTGATTGCTGTGATATTCAACAATTACTTATAGCGCA GTGTATTAATGATTGCCAGGATCCAA GTGCAGTATCTTTAGTTACATCTTATTGTCCGTACAAACCTCcgtgttaa